The sequence aaaaacaagaagtgtGGCGCCATCCGAAAGGCGTATGTGGTTTCATGATGAAGGGTGGTCAGTTTTTGTTAGTGTGCTTGTTAGGAGTTTCATTGTGTTCTTCAAGTGTTGAGGGTTGCGGTTGTTGTTTGTTTAGAGGGCCGCTTAAGCGGTTTTGGTGTTTCCTACTTTACGAGTAGTCCGCATTTGGGAGTCTGTATCGGTTTTCGCCCAGTTTTCCgtaaattaactgggcaattctcttcttcttaattaatcgatgaggcaaatatttttgcctccgtttcgaaaaataaaataaaataggcgTCCAAGTTAATCTACAGATAGTGGTCTCAAAGTAACTACCTCAGGTGCTCCTATGTAATTAATTACCCCTCTACTCTTTCTCTTTTACTTGCATCAACTTTGATATCATGAGGTCACAATAGTGAATGGTAGTATAGAAAACATTATAGATCTCATGAAAGGCCTCTGTAATGGATTAAGAGCATAAGCTAAAATAATAATAATGTTCGTGTTTGCTGGGAGTACGTAGACATAACAATGCACATACATACTCCCTCCTTGCCAACTATTTTTTTTTCTAAGTACAAACTTGTTTAAAATTTGATCAAGTTTATTTAAAATATACGAACATTTACAAAATCGTATCATTTACACTGGGGCATCATCGTCTAAATACTTCAAGTCCTGTCTCCTGGGATGGTTACCGGAAATACCATTCAGCATTTTCAAAAGCACAATGGCATATGTGGGAGCACTGGCACCACCACTACCACACTCGATTTTATTACTCGGCGGCATGAAAAAAGCTGAACATTTCAGGAAGGTGGCACGAGTATCCCTCTCCCTCCGCATCCTGTAGAAGCCCCGTCTTCTGGTAGTATTCGATGCTATCCAGGAGAGTCTCCTCCAATTTCCTTGGCTTCCAGCCCAGATTTCTCAATTTTTCCGACGAGGTCGGTGTGATGGGAGAGTTATGTTCCGCATCAGTCTTGCTGCAGAAAACAAAGAGAGTTGTTCAAACGATGAAAAAAAAACACGACCGTTCAGGAAACAAAAAGTGCCATTTGCTGCATACAAGGAACGGATGGTAAGAGACCCACCACTTTACGTAATTGTAGTTAGGGTGCGCCTTCCTTAACAATTCCAGCATGGCTTTTGTGGTAATGTAGTTTGATGCACTGATATATCTTCCAGATGATTCTGGTTTCTCGTATACCAGAAGCAAAGCATCAGCTACATCACGGACATCGACTATCTCCCACGTCACGTCGTTCATCGCATTAGGACCTCCTGCAATGAAATTGACAAAATTTCAGTAGACAAAACAAGATAAGAAGTTCTTCGAAGACACACCACAGGATTTTTCATGTTTTCCCCTTAAAAATTCTAATGGGCTGAGCCACTCCATTACACGATATGACAGTTTGTCAGATAAGTGATATTACTACAAATAAACAAGACATGGAAAAGAACATGAAATGATGAGGGGACCTTTTATAACATAGAGAAGAAGTTCGCTGGTGGTATTGACAACAGGTTGTAGTTGTGGACCAAAAACAATACAAGGGCATACTGTAACGATGTCTAGCCCAGTCTTTTCTGCATATTCCCAGGATGTCTCTTCAGCAACAGTTTTTGCAAGAAAATACCAAAGCTGCCAACCAAAATTGTAAAGAGTTGAACTTAGCCCTCGGACAAGAGAAGAAAATTGAAATACAACATGGATATTACACGGTAAATATATACAACTCTGACACAATCACCAAACGACCATTGTTGCTGCTAGAACGAGTTGTCGACACGCTGTTGTCGCCACTCCCATACCGAAGCCAgtctgaccttgtcgatgacagtcaagagtcttcatgcacgtgccctaaGGACCAGTGCGCCAGAACTGCAGTCGTTGCCGTTGAACCGTTGAATCCATCCGAAGAACCTGCCACCAATTCTCGTCGTTGCTTACGCGCGACGAGAAACCCGAACCTCGTCGCCCCAATGAGCTGGCAGGAATCTACAAAAGAGCTCAATCTAATTTGTTTCGATGGACGAATTTGAGGAGGATCAGAGCCCGGAAGACCGCTTGAAGAAGAAGCGCCCACATCCGTCTAAGCGCATCTTCTGCGAGGAATAGAACCTAACCTATCTACTAATCAAAGCTGAGGCACTAGAATTCTACTCCCCGCCACCAGTGCTAGAGTGGCAGGCAAAGAGGAGGCGAATCCACGGCCTCACAAACGGAGATCGTGGAAGGAAAAGTTTGAGAGttctttttttttttagaaaaggaggaggacccccagTCTCTGCATCTAGACGATGCATGGGGCCACTTTATTAAtaattcacacaagaccttacaaagtcatacaatcgtaagactaaagccaccgtctagacaatatatgtcgctacacctatccagttgatgaagggatgctgatagtctgggcctaataccaaatagacctcgcagccaaacctaccatctaagacttgaggtcccaatcaggacgcctgccgggtatgtgGCACCCACCAGTCCAGCACACTTCTAAATCAGGacacctgccgggtatgaggcc comes from Triticum aestivum cultivar Chinese Spring chromosome 5B, IWGSC CS RefSeq v2.1, whole genome shotgun sequence and encodes:
- the LOC123112442 gene encoding phenylacetaldehyde reductase; translation: MAPPRHVCVTGGGGFIASWLVKLLLSRGYAVHATLRDPCDPKNAHLMQLDGAAENLRLFKADVLDRAALASAVEGCEGVFHVASPVPLDKLVDPESEVIVPAVKGTLNILEVCSTMKVQKVVVVSSTATVHFNPNWPQGKPKDESCWSDKKVCMENELWYFLAKTVAEETSWEYAEKTGLDIVTVCPCIVFGPQLQPVVNTTSELLLYVIKGGPNAMNDVTWEIVDVRDVADALLLVYEKPESSGRYISASNYITTKAMLELLRKAHPNYNYVKCKTDAEHNSPITPTSSEKLRNLGWKPRKLEETLLDSIEYYQKTGLLQDAEGEGYSCHLPEMFSFFHAAE